In the genome of Gouania willdenowi unplaced genomic scaffold, fGouWil2.1 scaffold_301_arrow_ctg1, whole genome shotgun sequence, the window GTCAGCAGAGGAGGGCGATCGATCAGCCACAGCATGGCCTATGGAGACACTGAACTGTGAGCACCAGCAGTGCACTTAGAGAGTGGGATCAGTCCTCCAGAGGAGCGGTGTGTTGGGAGATCGGGCTGTCAGCGCGAGCTGTCAGATCAATCTGTCAACGCAAGGAGTGAGCTCAGACACGGTGTGATCTGTAAAAGCGGTGCGTCTGCAGACCAGTCCCTACGTAATAAAGGATTCCTTTTAACGCCCTTGGTGAGCGGAATGAGGTACGTTACGCATCGTTTATTTGGCCCTTACTGCAGGTGAAGCGGGTTGAGTTGTCTTGTTTGTACATAAGTTGTTGcatttatttgctttgtttatttcttaaatatgaatatttgttTATAGATTACAATAATGAGGATTGATAATTACCTGTCTggttttacatgattaaaatgattaaataaagtgtgtttgtGAATTGTTTGCAATGTACAAAACTATAAAGTTAAATAACTTGCATTGTGTATTGTCTTGTAGTTTTCACGGTGCTCTGCTATGCTCAACATCGAAATAAAGGGGCATTGAGAAGCATCAGTCGAGACTCCAGCATCTTGTTCTTTCAAACCCAAGGGTCGTTATAGTGAAAACTCACCCCACACTGGAGCCATCTACACGCAAGACTCAACCCAGTCTACACTTCAACTGCCGGGAAAAGAAAGATAAGgaaccacaaatccacacacacactttcagtTGCAGTGAAAGACTTTAAGGTAGATACAAAGGATATCTGACTTGAACATGGATGGTTACTGTCAAGGCTTTTtgttgtgccttttttttttagcattttgaaAATCTAAACATAGTatgcttttttatatttttaatataattattgttacatctatttaaaaatgttttgttttgctttgtacTGTCAGACCACTGCTATTTAGCTGCATTGTGTTCTTCGTACTAAACACCCCTGAAAGTCCAAGTTATCCTTTGTTGTGCTGGTTTTAGAGCTTCATAAAACAAATTAAGCCCCGAACACACGACAGTTTAGGTGCATATCCAAATTAAGTGCAAAATCAAACCATGTCAATTAATGCTGAAACCAGTGAATCTTTAGACACGCAACAAGAGATAAAAAGTCCTCGTCACAGAACGCTAACCCATAAGGCCAAGGAGATACGTGAGCAGACTGTCAAAAATAGGAAACTGGCTTTTGATAAAGATTATGATTCTTGGAAACAGGAAGCAAAAAGGTGTAGAACAGCACTGAAGTCAGCCTGCTCCCCAGACGATCTcagtaaaattaaaaagaaattacgCAACCAGTCCACCACTCCAGAGATTGTCGCTAGAATGAACACTTGTGCCACCTTTACTGAAGAGACAGTTAATTTGGTTGATAAACGATGAGAAACTATTGAAAAGTATAACGAGAGATTTGAAAAGGAAAGAGTGAGAATTGTcttaaacaaagaacaatatgGGTCAGTTTTTGGGCTCACGGACACAGAAACGATAGTCTCAGAAGCACTACAAGAATCTGACTCATCCAGCCTACTTTCCAGCAGCTCCAGTAAAAAACTGGATGCAGAAGCGGAACTCGCAGCCACGCGTGAAAGAGCAAAGGCGATGAAAGACATTCAGGTTCAACAATCACAGCTCCTTAAActggaaaatgaatttaaacTGGAAGAGGCAAGGTTGGTTGCAGACCTAGAGCAGAAAAGGCTGGAGAGGAAATCAAAATTAGAAGAGGAGCGAACCAAGTTGGAACAGCTAAAGGCCGAAAAGGAAATCCAGGTAGCAGCTGCTCGAGTGAGAGCGTATGAAAACCCTCAGAGTGACTTCAGAGAAGCAGAGGTTATAAACCCAGAAGCTGAACACGTGGCTCCACTTAACCCGAATGCCCCCTTGTTCCAACCTCAATCACACCTTTGGGAGCAACGGCGGCTATTGACGCTACAAATTTAGCTCAAGCCTTAGCGAGCTCATTGAGCATGAGCCGTTTACCAGTCCCTGAACCGACAATCTTTGATGGAGACCCTATGAAGTTTGTTGACTGGAAAACATCGTTCATGACCCTTATTGACCAGAAACCCCTCCCTGCAAgcgaaaaaatgttttatctgaaaACTTATCTCACTGGAAATGCATACAAAGCTGTAGAGGGATTCTTCTATAGGAACTCAGAGGACGCCTATACTGGAGCCTGGAAGATCCTACAGGAGAGATTTGGGGATCCCTTTGTCATGCAGAAAGCCTTTCGAGACAAGCTCAACAAATGGCCGAGAATCAACGCAACTGACCCCATAGCACTGCGGGAGTTCGCAGACTTTCTACGAGGGTGTGTAGAGGCTACTACGCACATCAAGGGTCTGGCAATCTTAAATGATTGTGAAGAGAATTATAAATTGCTTAAAAAGTTACCAGAGTGGGTTGTGCGGAAATGGAGCAGAATTGTTACGGATGAATTGGATGGGTCGGGTAATTATCCAGATCTTGAACGTTTCTCACTGTTCTTAAATAGAGAAGCCCGGATAGCCTGCAACCCTATAACCTCTCCACTCCTCATGAGTATGAACACAGAAGAGGAAAGGCCACTTAGGAGGGTGAGAGCTCTAAATACTTATACCCAGCCAAAGAATTCCAACAGAGAGATGCAAGCTACCTCAACAGATCAAATCAGACCACCATGTTTAGCTTGTAAAGAGGAGACACATGGTATTGCCAGATgccccacatttattttaaagactTTGGAAGAAAAGAGAGCTTTCATTTGGGACGAGCGCCtttgttttgggtgtttgagGAAGGGACATGTGATCAAGAACTGTAAACGGCGACATACCTGTGCCTCGTGTAGTCGTCAACACCCAACGTGCCTGCACGATGAAGGGAGACCAAGGCCAGTTGAAGCAACTGAGGCAGACTCACCCCCCACAATTATTTACAGAGGTGAAGAAGTTCACAGTGCTGTATCCCATGCATCCATTCAGCATGCGCCAGCTACCTCCAGTATAGTGCCAGTTCTGGTGTCCTCGGTACAAGAGCCACAGAAGGAAGTTCTCACATACGCAATGCTTGACACGCAAAGTGATTCAACGTTTATCCTTGAAGATCTGCTTAAACACTTGAATGTTGACCCTCAGCCAATAACGCTGAAGCTCAGCACCATGACAACGACAAACACAATTTTAGCAAGCAACAGCGTTCAAGGCCTACAAATCCGGGGACTCCATTCTGTAAAACACCTCAAAGTAAGACAAGCCTACACGCAGGGTTTTATCCCGGTGGATAAATCCTACATTCCATCAAGAAAGACAGCGTCACAGTGGCCTCACCTTAAACATCTGACAAACAAAATGCCCCCGCTTCAGGACTGTGAAGTTGGATTGCTAATTGGTTACAACTGCCCATCAGCGTTGGCCCCACTGGAAGTCGTAACAGGGGGAGAGGATGAACCATTTGCACAACGCACTGAACTTGGGTGGAGTATCATCGGCCCATCTAACCCTTTTTTGGATAGGCGGAAAAGTCAGAGTTTTGTACACCGCGTCACAGCAAAAGAAATTCCAACCCCACCAACGATTTTAAAAATCTTGGAGttaaattttaacaaaaaaactcGTGAAGATAAACAAGTCTCCCAAGATGACGTCTACTTCATACAGTTTTTCAGTAATAACATCAGACAGAGGGAAGATGGACACCTTGAGATGCCCCTCCCCTCTAAGAACAACAATCCACCTAAACTCCCAAATAATAAGAGACTAGCCGGTCTTCGTCTACAGTGTCTGAAAAGAAATTTAAAGACAAATAAACTGTATTACAATCACTACAAGACGTGTAGGGAAAAGATGATCAGCGAGGGCGGCTCAGAGTTGGCACCTACACCAACGGTTGGAGAGTCTGTTTGGTATCTCCCTCACCACGGGGTCTATCACCCAAATAAACCAGAGAAACCGAGAGTTGTTTTTGACTGCCCTGCACGGTTTCGTGGCATCTCCTTGAACGACAAGTTGCTAACTGGACCAGACCTAATCAATTCACTTGTGGGAGTCCTCTGTCGCTTTAGAAAGAAGACTGTAGCCATAATTTGCAATATAGAAAAAATGTTCCATCAGTGTCCCGTTACCCAAACATGTCACAATTACCTGAGAATTCTATGGTGGGAGTTGGAAGATTTGTCTCCCAACACATTCATAAATGCCTTGAGGTGCTTCATCAGTATCAGAGGGATTGTTCAGCAACTTCATTGTGATCCACGTACAAACTTTGTGGGAGCAAGAAATGAGTTGAAAACAGCACTCAAGCAATGCAACACCAAGTCCTTGGAGGcctttaattttgttttcaacTCCCCCTCTGCTAGCCACGCAGGTGGCGTTTGGGAACGCCAAATTCGCAccatcaagaatgttttaaatgCCACCCTGAGTCAATGCCCAGGCAGACTCGATGATGCCTCGCTTAGAACATTGTTCTACGAGGCAATGTCTATTGTCAACAGTCGCCCATTAACGGTTGATGGACTTAACGATCCCATGGCACTTGAGCTGTTGACACCCAACCACCTCCTTatgatgaagaccagagttGCGCTGCCACCACCTGGAAAATTTGTGAAAGAAGACCTGTACGCAACAAAGAGGTGGCGTAGAGTCCAGTATCTGGTAGAACAATTCTGGAGTCGGTGGAAGAAGGAATACTTGATAAATGTCTCTACTCGACAAAAATGGCGTAATTTGCGGGTCAACGACATTGTCATTGTTCGTAACGATCACCTCCCAAGGAACCGATGGCAGCTAGCCCGAGTAGTCGAAGCCTCCCCAGACAGCGACGGGTTAGCCCGTCGAGTCAAGATTAAAACCGggatacagaaaatgactaagGGTCAGGAGCATCCACCTAAATTTTCTGTAATAGAGCGAACCATTCAGAGATTAGTGCTCCTCCTCGAGAGTAATTGATGGGTCGGGTAGCCGGTTTTTAGTGATCAGTGGCAAGGGGCGGAAATCCCATAGTCAGAGTTGAGGGCTTTGATGGGATTTGGTGGGAGTGTAACTGACCCCTGGCTCACTTATTTGGAATcttaaacactgttttattttggatgTAGTTTGGACTTGTTTCTCATATGTTCAGACTGTCATTTTCCTGTGTTAAGACAACTCATCCCTGCAGTTACCTGTAGTCTCCACTGGGCATCAGGATTTCTTGTCGGTGCCCTAAACAGCATGGGTTTTAGGACCCAGCAGGAGCAGGCTTACTTGTGCAGGGGGGATTAAAAGGGGCGTTTACCCAGGTGAGCGGTGTTTTTCCGTGTATGGATAGCAGTGGGAGAAGCAGCTGTCAGCAGAGGAGGGCGATCGATCAGCCACAGCATGGCCTATGGAGACACTGAACTGTGAGCACCAGCAGTGCACTGAGAGAGTGGGATCAGTCCTCCAGAGGAGCGGTGTGTTGGGAGATCGGGCTGTCAGCGCGAGCTGTCAGATCAATCTGTCAACGTAAGGAGTGAGCTCAGACACGGTGTGATCTGTAAAAGCGGTGCGTCTGCAGACGAGTCCCTATGTAATAAAGGATTCCTTTTAACGCCCTTGGTGAGCGGAATGAGGTACGTTACGCATCGTTATTTGGCCCTTACTGCAGGTGAAGCGGGTTGAGTTGTCTTGTTTGTACATAAGTTGTTGcatttatttgctttgtttatttcttaaatatgaatatttgttTATAGATTACAATAATGAGGATTGATAATTACCTGTCTggttttacatgattaaaatgattaaataaagtgtgtttgtGAATTGTTTGCAATGTACAAAACTATAAAGTTAAATAACTTGCATTGTGTATTGTCTTGTAGTTTTCACGGTGCTCTGCTATGCTCAACATCGAAATAAAGGGGCATTGAGAAGCATCAGTCGAGACTCCAGCATCTTGTTCTTTCAAACCCAAGGGTCGTTATATCCgcataactttctggttcaatgagaacagaaaaaagatcagcagaggactgtcctacGTTTGTAGTTAttctctggtgaaagagaccagagaaTAGAAAGAAAAACGTAACAACTATGAGAGAGCGCAGTACCGAGGcaaccatccgcggcgccatcttggtTTTTGAGTTATGTGAAGAAGCTACAGTACCAATAGAGAAATACGTTTTCcggattaatatttttttatctgttttccaaatattttcactaaaatcagagttaataacttttaaagcataattaaaaggaagaagaaaaacattatggttcaatgtctgcttaaataatttatttctcttttttaataaaaaattttttcaaataaagtaaCAGCAACTGTggatttaatgtgatctacaGTGACTTTACTCTCACTGTTcattaaatatgtattcatttgATATGTTTCTATTGTGTCAGAGAACAAACCatcataatttaatcataaattattttttacttaaaaaatttCTCCTGAAATCCATTAAACATTCAAactattgcacttttacattcagctgctgaggcacagccgactgtccacattactacaggatgactgaatcaatgctaAATACTAGAGGTGATCTCAGTGAGATGGACTCAGAAACATTAGTAAAGGAACGTTCCACAACAATGAGTGTCCTGTTaatgtgctgcttgtctctgtccCTCAGTTTGTGGACACGTCTCCTGCCTGCAGTGGGACGTCtgaacatcacttcctgtgctcCATCTGTCTGGAGGTGCTCACTGATCCAGTCACCACACCATGTGGACACAACTTCTGCAAAACATGCATCAGCACACACTGGGACACCAGTACCACCAGAAGGTGTCCCGTGTGTAATCAGGTGTTCAGCACTAAACCTCAGCTGAAGGTCAATATTATGATGCGTGAGATGGTTTCTCAGTTCAGACGTGAATCTGAGAagaaagcagcagcaccaggagaAGTTCCCTGTGACGTCTGCACTGGAACCAAAGTGAAGGCACTGAAGTCCTGCCTGGACTGTGTGTTCTCCTACTGTGAGACTCACCTGGAGCCTCATCTGACAGCATCAGGCCTGAGAAGACATCAGCTGGTGGAGCCTGTGGAGAACCTGGAAACCAGGATGTGTCCAAAGCACAGCAAACCTCTGGAGCTGTTCTGTCTGAGCGATCAGACACATGTCTGCTTGATGTGTTCTGTTTTGGAGCACAGGAGTCACCAGTTAGTCCCTCTGGGAGAAGATCTGTTTGAAGACAAGAAAGTTTATCTTCAGCAGATGATCCaaaagagacgagagaagctgGAGGAGATCAGAGAGTCAGTGAGATTCAGGAAGGAAGCAGCAGACAGAGCGAAAGCTGAAGGTGTGGAGATGTTCACTGCTTTGATGGAGCTTGTTCAGAgaggcctgaaggagctgatgaagacaatgaaggagcaacaggaagcagaagagagagaggctgaaggtttgatcaaagagctggaggaggaaatctctgagctgatgaagagaagctctgaggtggagcagctctccCACTCTGAAGACCACCTCCTCCAAGACTTCTGCTCCCTGAAAGCTCCTCCAGCCACCAAGGACTGGACAGAGGTCATGGTCCATCTATCATCATATGAAGGAACTGTGCTGAGAGCTGTAACTCAGCtggaggacacactcagtgacgagatgatgatgataaagatGTTTGAGATGAAGAGGCTGCAGCAGTTTGCAGTAGATGTGACTCTTGATCCTCTTACAGCTCATCCTAACCTCgtcctgtctgatgatggaaaaCAAGTTTATTGCAGTGATGTGAAGAAGAACCTTCCAGATAATCCAAAGAGATTTTCtaaatatattaatgttttaGGGAAGCAGAATTTCAGTTCAGGTAGATTTTACTTTGAGGTTCAggttaaaggaaaaactgaCTGGAATTTAGGAGTGGTTAAAGAATCCATCAACAGGAAGGTAAAGATCACTGTGACTCCTAAGAATGGTTTATGGACTGTGGCActcagagatggaaatgtgtatAAAGCATGTGAAGATCCTTCAGTcattcttcatctgaagtgtgttcctgagaaggtgggtgtgtttgtggactatgaggagggtgtggtctccttttatgatgtagatgctgcagctctgatctactccttcactcactgctgcttcactcatAAACTACACCCATACTTTAGTCCCTTTTTAAACCATGGTGGTAAAAACTCAGCACCTCTGATCATctgtcctgtcaatcaaagtgaatgatcagtgtcatgatgaagtctcaccaacaatagattcaatggttctctgcaaccattcacttctccaggttggttacacactccatccaacctaacatgtatgattctcaacagtgggaggaaacattttattaaagaagtttcacatttggtgtttggattgtgatgaaataaaagtggattaaaaaaaatattttacaaaatgattaatTGTACAAatatgttacatgttttatgatcagttaaaatgtgttagtggttagtaaaactagtacagtgcccgtcggaagtatgcattcatgtgggagcataaggggtataattgcgtatttttgtatctttctgttgtgtttttgtgcattttttgtaaaattatagttttttgttgccattgcagcgtgattctggaatctttttgtgtatttttgtatcttttttagtgtagttttgtgcattgctgttgttattttgtgtatttttgtataaatatttagttatgtgtattttgagtcattttcatatgtttgttgttgtttggtgtattttttctgtaatgtatgtattttggagtaattttgtatatttttatgcatttctgttgtcattttgtgtactttttgtataaatattggtatatttttattataaatactgtgtgtgtgtgtgtgtgtgtgtgtgtgtgtgtgtgtgtgtgtgtgtgtgtgtgtgtgtgtgtgtgtgtgtgtgtgtgtgtgagagccagccatctcctccgtgcattATTTATCACACATGCGAGCTTCTTGCACATAAAAcatcgcaggttgttaagagagacacggtaactacggtaaccagttaagtcaactattcatcagcatgtatgtctatgctgtacaacccctcgacgaacagagaaagtttgtcacaccagtgcaaccactggataagtttgtgtagagccctgataataataaatatgttgatagggatataatattaatagtgaaagtagtaatagtaataataaaagtaatgttgtaatgatattaatggtaataattgcactaacaaaataataatgtactaaaaacaatattaatagtaaacaatattaaataattataaggtaatataatgataatatagcaatgctaataatacaatgagaacaccagtaactataataataaaatatatattaataatgaaaaaaatatataatggtaattataagaatagcaataacttcaatacaatagtaaaattatacaataacaataacaaattcattaactataatacaataaaaacaataacaacaaaataataaggtaatagcaataataataatacaatgagaataccagtaactataagataaaagaataatacaaaaaaagaataatatcagaatcagaatcagctttattgaccaggtacagtttagaacaatacgaggaatttgacttggtagttgcagtgaaagaagacacatcaacacaccggagcagccagtgtgtgtgtgtgtgtgtgtgtgtgtgtgtgtgtgtgtgtgtgtgaaaaacagagacccgaaagtaccacaaaaaatcAAGGTTTTGCAACACCAATGTCGCAAATCTCtctcaacggctctgtgtgagttcaccaTGTACATCTCGATGTAGtgcgcgcacgcacgc includes:
- the LOC114459344 gene encoding E3 ubiquitin-protein ligase TRIM39-like; protein product: MALELLTPNHLLMMKTRVALPPPGKFVKEDLYATKRWRRVQYLQWEKQLSAEEGDRSATAWPMETLNCEHQQCTERFVDTSPACSGTSEHHFLCSICLEVLTDPVTTPCGHNFCKTCISTHWDTSTTRRCPVCNQVFSTKPQLKVNIMMREMVSQFRRESEKKAAAPGEVPCDVCTGTKVKALKSCLDCVFSYCETHLEPHLTASGLRRHQLVEPVENLETRMCPKHSKPLELFCLSDQTHVCLMCSVLEHRSHQLVPLGEDLFEDKKVYLQQMIQKRREKLEEIRESVRFRKEAADRAKAEGVEMFTALMELVQRGLKELMKTMKEQQEAEEREAEGLIKELEEEISELMKRSSEVEQLSHSEDHLLQDFCSLKAPPATKDWTEVMVHLSSYEGTVLRAVTQLEDTLSDEMMMIKMFEMKRLQQFAVDVTLDPLTAHPNLVLSDDGKQVYCSDVKKNLPDNPKRFSKYINVLGKQNFSSGRFYFEVQVKGKTDWNLGVVKESINRKVKITVTPKNGLWTVALRDGNVYKACEDPSVILHLKCVPEKVGVFVDYEEGVVSFYDVDAAALIYSFTHCCFTHKLHPYFSPFLNHGGKNSAPLIICPVNQSE